The Montipora foliosa isolate CH-2021 chromosome 6, ASM3666993v2, whole genome shotgun sequence genome includes the window TTGCCTTTAGCCATCGGGGGTCAGTTTCCTTTGTAATAAGTTCTTTGGGAGTCCTGACAGCAAGATGAGTATACTGGACACCACAGCTTGCCAAAAAACGCTGAACAAGATCTGTTTTCTGATGCGAGTCTTCAACCAATATCCAGTGAAGTTTAGGCACATGCAAGAGCGTTTGTGATAATCTGGTCAAATCAGCCTTTTGGGTCAGTCTTTGGTAAGTAGGAGTAATGAAAAAAATAGTTGGTATTTGGTTGTTAAACTTGGTATCTGTATTGTCAAATTTTGTAATGCCAAGTAGCTTCAGCTTTTTGTctatttctctttctttttcaagcAGAAAGCGTTCTCTTTGTTCTAAACTCTGATGAACAAAAGCAACCCTTTTCACCATATCACTCGTATAAAGTGAATCTgcagaacaaaacaaattagTTTATTAGTACCATTCTAGGTTTTACTGTAGGGAGTACAAGTAATTATTCATGTACTCAATaagccattttggaattaaCTTAATCATACTTTTAACATCAAGTGTGGAGTCCCTCATAAATTTATTTAGTTTACAAGTCAACCCTTCCCGAACTGAAAGTGACTGTGAGaatcatagattttactctggctaacgCCACGCGATTTTGCTGGTGCTTTAAGTGTGACtaggttaacaacagctagatccACTGTAGGTCAACTCAAAATCTACAGTGTCCCCCCTAAATACAATTCCGCACCCGAGAGCgagacttgtagattttactctggctaatgccagacaattttacttgctGCCTGCAGCGCCTTAGGActggtgtgaatgggttaataattTGAGTTAAACTTCAAGTGCAACCCTGGTGATATGGCTATAGGTCACATATCTGAGCTGGCATGCATGAGAccaaatttggtcatttaaatCACAGCAACAatcataaataattattaatagtgTGTGCAGGGTTCTCTAACAAATCAATTCTCAGATACTCTCAATAAACCCTTCTCCACCTGAGAGCTCCGTCAAACACCAGACGATTGTACATTGTATTTGTCAATTGGGGCTGCGTTAGGCGTGAATGGACTAAAGGACACAACTTTTAAAGGACAAGGTCGCTCTAAAATAAGACACTTTTTGTACCCACCAATTTAAAGTTCACACAGAGGAGGATGCCTGTTTTacgagtcaatgagtcaatgagactcacattTATGAActtaatttttgcaattgcataaaaaagcctgaaaaattcaggacttcaacggggtttgaacccatgaccttgcgaAGCCAGACTTGGTAAAGGAGGGGCTGCACGAACTCCGCCGCAACAAAAAGGTTCTTGCCAAAGAAATTAGAAAATGTATGTGTGTAGCGAGCATTTTAGGGATGAAAGTTTTGAGAAGGAATACTGATATGCACTTTTGGGTGGAGAACGATTGCAATAATGAAAACCTACTATCACAGTTCCTAAGCCAGCTTAATTTCAGCAATTTCCGGCCCAAGCAATTTCCCTGGGCTTTTCACCAACAGAAAGAATGACAATCAAAATGGAGACACAATCAGTTTAAAATATGAATTTACAAAACGCAAAACGATACATGGCACCAGGATCTATCAAGCAGAGAAAATTACACAGGTCggccaaaataataattagctAACCTTTACTGCACTGATTCGCCATCCAGATTAATCCACAAAAAGTCAGAACAATTGAAAGaatcaaaatattcttgggatTAAAAAATCTGTTTCTCAACATTGTCTATCGCAGAAAGTTGGTCTTGAAGTGAACAGGGAACGTACACGTGTAAGTGAGAGAGTGAACCATTCATCAGACGCCATGTTGAATGCGACGTTTTCCACCAGGCCACTCTCAAAACCCAGCGAGACTAGGAAGGAGTGATTCCTATCACACTCAAGTAATTTTATTAAAactaatattaataataaaaggGCCTTAGAAATGCTCTGTCGACATTCTGATTTTGCTCTACCAACCATTTGTGCTGGAAAATCAATTCCTTCGAATAGCAGAAAAAGTACCCGGTTAATATTCAACAAAGGACAAgaaaattgaccaatcaaattatacgtaacatctgcaaatggttaccAATCCCTTTCCGATTACATCACGAAGCTGAGTGGATTTCAGAGCGATTACAACTTCATCTTTCGACGATGGTTTGGCCTTTAATTGTGGCTGCAGCTCGAACGTATGCCCCTTATGTGGTTTTACCAATTGCAGTGGTGGTAGGAAGTGTGGGTTATTTTATAGAAACTCGAGTCAGGAATAGCGAAAAGTGGGCCAAGGAAAAGCCCAGCACATTAGAAGAACGAACATTGAGACAACTTGACACAAGTGAGGATCCCACGAATGTACAGAGTTTAAAGTATAAGGAAGGAATTCCTGGGACTATTTTTGAAAGGAATCAAGGATATAAAACTGGATTTACGGGAAGGTCGATTGAGCTCGGTGAAACTTCGGCTGGACCGAATCAGTCTTGATGTCTCGTCACAATTAATTAGCACGTTTCTAACCATCTTCCAACCTCATAGATCATGGAAAACACAGATACTTACTTCGACATTTTGTGAATATATCTTGATGGGCGTTCCTGTTGAAAGAGCAGCCGTTTGGAATTGCGGGAATGTCAGTTCCAACATCGACGCATGTCGGTCAAATGCAATGTACTCGAACGCGCGCTTGTGCAGTTGCAACTTTTTTTTATATTGGTGGGCTTGGATACAGTTTTCTCTTGTTTGTCGCGTCCACTGAGTATCAGTTATTTCCTTCGTTCCTTTTTTGAGTCAATACTCAATCAAAATCTTTTGCAATCCACTACTTCACTTTACTTGGCTTTCTTGTTTATAGCCCGTTACTTTAATTAAATTAGCAATGTAAATTAAGCTCGAGAGACAATTTCACTGACTACTATATAGAGCGGTTTTATGtatagcctgcgaatacagccgtATCACATCGCCCCATACGCTTGCTGAGAGTGGTCTCTTTCAGCCAAATGTTGCAAGCGGCTGGGGCGATGTGAGGTTCTAATAAACCAACCGCATACTGGTATACAGTGCACCATTGTTAAACCTAAGGTAGGGGAGGTTGTTGTCATTTGTTTgccttagggccgatttacacggtacgatttttgtcgcatgcggcaagctcacgacaggcctgcGACATGACTTaagattgtcgcagcgttttaaaacatgttttaaaatgctacgacattttttctgacgtacacaacaatcgtaaatcatgtcgtgggcctgtcgtaagccgttgttgcatgcgacaaaaatcgtaccgtgtaaatcggcccttagtcAAATTTAAGTCCTCTTTTCaattttaactttgcctaaaatTGCACTGTTATACCACTAACGTTGTAATACTCTCGGTAGTAACCCTGCAATACAAAACTAACAAAAGGTAGGCCATTTTTCTCAGAAAACAATTACCGGTAAATACAGCGGAAAACCCCCGAAATTGTCCTTTGCTTGAACTGCAGGTTGCATGCACAAATTTGGGCAACTGTATGTATTTAGCAATAGAACactaatacaccttattccaaaatggccgctgatttatgcggatacaaattggcccttgttgcctcgttcgagataaaatattcttttgaattttaagcttaagaacgaggcatcaagggcttatttgaataaaaacaaaagaatatttaaatgccggccattttggaataaggtgtattgcaGACACCGTACAGAACCATTGAAATCCAAATCAACTCATATAAAATTGTAGGTTGCTTTTTTAAGAAAAGGGAAAACTGGAATACCCGGGGAAAAGGCATAATTATATTTTCACAAATGGGTGTTACAGGGGATTGAAATTAAAGGCTAGTGTTAGCCTGTAAGTAAACTATCTATATGGTGACATTCTATGCATAAGCAACACATACAAGTTTAAACAAGACTACTAAAGTACACACGACATTTAATTTTCATAACACCCATGAAGTGACTTCCCTTTCATGATATATCAACACTTGCAGTGGCCAAAGCCGCGGACAATAAAATTTTAGGTTTCCTGTTTTAACAATACATTGTCCAAtattttacatgtacctttaaTATTAAAGGTCTTTTCCTCTGTACATGCAGCTTCATTCAAAGTTGCTTTTCAAACTTCATAGTCTGCTTTGGAATATTTGAGAAATTCTTCTACACCcacaatgaaataaaatttattatctttaatttatttgaattatttacatttctttaaatGTCAAACAATATGCTTGACAAAAGCTGATGGATGTTCCACTTTAACATTCAAGAACTGAACAAATTTTGCaattattgaaagaaacctCAACCTTTtacacaataaaaaaaaacacgtaaAGTTGCTGTATGCATACTGTTACGTCATAGAGAAACctaattttttgaaacaactaCATACATGGTGTATCAACTGTTCTGTATCTGATCGACATAAGACAACCATCTTCAGATCAAGAAGATTTTGTCAAAGTAGCATAGCTTAATTACCTCAAAACAGGACACAACATAAAAATATAATGTAAGCAATGTCGTGAATAGTATTGAATTATGGCAATAAACAAATTGAGCAGAGGTGGTGTTCTCCGCAGGATTGAATGGGCAAATTGTTTGTAATAGTGTCTGTGTAATAATGTTTTTTCCCTCATCATAAGACATTATTAAACTCGGGGAAGAGAAAGACTGGTCcagaaaatgaagaaacttCAGACATACTGGTCCTCTACTATGtgaatgtgttttttttcttttaccaacaaggggtcaaaattattttttatgttGAGATGAGAATTTCAAGGCTTGTAGctgcaaagagaaaaaaaaaagtaatggcattaaaattaatgttgatcCAGGGAAGAGACaaaccatttttcatttcttttttatttagaaAGTAAGTTCAGTGCTTACTGGCAGAAAAGCAGTTGCTGTGATCTGATGAGCAGGGCTGTCAATATTATTTGAAAGTAGAAAGCTTATATTATTAAAAGTAGGCGGACATGAAAGTGAGCTTGGGACACTTGACTAAGGACAGAACAAATTCTTTCACGgacgccatgttgttttgtcaGATTAAGCACAAGAATGGGAACCATTCTCACGAAGGATAGGGTACAAGCAGTTTTGTTGTGATTTAATCTTCATAGAATATGCTGTCAATTCCACTCAAAACACAGAGAAGAATGTTTTAAGTTTCTTTGATGATAATTTAACAAGCGTAAGATGGCTGAAGATGGCTTACCAGCCGGTGGTTTTGGCTGGATACCGGCCCTTATTAACAGCCCTGGATGAGGTTGGTTCATGAATTCTTAAATACCAAAATGGACAATCTGGCAACCTAGTACATTGTCTGTTAACAACACTCATTCATGCTTAGTCAGAATAATATTGACTAAGCCACACTGACTTTGATAGCAGAATTTTTGCAAGATTACTCAGGAGGGAGAGCCCATCTCAAGTATG containing:
- the LOC138006695 gene encoding galactosylgalactosylxylosylprotein 3-beta-glucuronosyltransferase 3-like, producing MLRNRFFNPKNILILSIVLTFCGLIWMANQCSKDSLYTSDMVKRVAFVHQSLEQRERFLLEKEREIDKKLKLLGITKFDNTDTKFNNQIPTIFFITPTYQRLTQKADLTRLSQTLLHVPKLHWILVEDSHQKTDLVQRFLASCGVQYTHLAVRTPKELITKETDPRWLKARGVEQRNLGLNWIRQNFKDGMKGVIYFGDDDNTYDLKIFEQMRYTKKISVWPVGLVGGLKWEGPICKDGSVVKFYTLWKPERPMPLDMAGFAINAKLIIDNPDVEMDTMASRGYLESSVVGRLATREEFEPLADNCKQILVWHTQTANPKMKQEDRLKKVGLQSDPSLEV